One Manihot esculenta cultivar AM560-2 chromosome 6, M.esculenta_v8, whole genome shotgun sequence DNA segment encodes these proteins:
- the LOC110617533 gene encoding uncharacterized protein LOC110617533 — protein sequence MGLSPFKQDIDELINEFVEGESTTLADMKKVWLSRKFTYIFDAIPSTNTAFYMQSLYAHTISYMVGTGSLSKRLGALYCLYCLYETQPFKPPFKIYLSLGELKKIKALVVDAKEKSIKVVPTLVNRMLEKNVFLFGSVDLNAGSFSQTVNQLTELQNARVQLAYKKLFANTRIEQFLDMDMGAELDYNTLKKMSTEYAEAKKQAIQEASKVVDIQNIQHISNDKELIGDAVENITGNWNVQKEAFYQQTGLNQHTTLVERQQLENQGKQEDDEFGHHLELQLVEDESHQQKQEDDEFSSQLELQLVEDGPQQKQEDDEFDQLEMELFGDE from the exons ATGGGTCTGTCTCCATTCAAGCAGGACATTGATGAGCTCATAAATGAATTCGTTGAG GGCGAATCAACAACTTTGGCTGATATGAAGAAAGTTTGGCTCTCTCGGAAGTTCACTTATATCTTTGATGCTATTCCTTCTACCAATACGGCTTTTTACATGCAATCACTGTATGCTCATACTATAA GTTACATGGTCGGTACTGGTTCTTTGTCTAAAAGACTTGGTGCGCTATATTGCCTTTATTGCCTATATGAGACTCAACCATTCAAACCTCCTTTTAAAATCTATCTCTCTCTTG GAGAACTGAAGAAAATTAAGGCCCTAGTTGTTGATGCAAAAGAGAAGAGTATAAAAGTTGTACCCACCTTGGTTAACAGAATGCTGGAGAAGAACGTCTTTCTCTTTGGATCTGTAGACTTAAATGCAGGCTCTTTTTCTCAGACGGTGAATCAACTCACAGAGTTGCAGAATGCCCGTGTGCAACTTGCATATAAGAA GTTATTTGCTAATACTCGCATTGAACAGTTCCTTGACATGGACATG GGTGCGGAATTAGATTATAACACACTGAAGAAAATGTCAACAGAATATGCAGAGGCCAAGAAGCAAGCCATCCAAG AGGCCAGCAAAGTGGTAGACATCCAAAATATTCAGCACATATCAAATGATAAAGAATTGATTGGAGATGCAGTGGAGAATATCACGGGTAATTGGAATGTCCAAAAGGAAGCATTCTATCAGCAAACAGGATTGAACCAGCATACCACTCTAGTGGAAAGGCAACAGCTTGAAAATCAAGGAAAGCAAGAGGATGATGAATTTGGTCATCACCTGGAACTGCAACTAGTTGAAGATGAGTCACACCAACAGAAGCAAGAGGATGATGAATTTAGTAGTCAATTGGAACTGCAACTGGTTGAAGACGGGCCACAACAGAAGCAGGAGGATGATGAATTTGATCAACTGGAGATGGAACTGTTTGGGGATGAGTAA